In one window of Candidatus Margulisiibacteriota bacterium DNA:
- a CDS encoding collagen-like protein, which yields MSLRRGLIILLVLLSAPMVFADVPQILSYTGRLTDSLGRPILTAKTVQFKIYDAESGGTPLWTSADYSTIPDAGGVFSVLLGSNGDPIGETVFFGVTAYLEIIIEGNVLTPRLRLASVPFAYKSLTADSVADSSITTQKISNEAVTRGKVAKDSFVKSIIAGTNVAISADENNGTGQVTISISGTGTQGPTGEAGPQGPTGEAGAIGPQGPTGEAGTIGPQGPTGEAGAIGPQGPTGEAGTSSWLDGSGKVTTLVNVGIGTTETAKTLTVNGTGSFATQVNIGGPALSNSMLTVHSDGPALGLKALTAGESAYLDCRTNDEAVRGLFGVDGVHFTGSTNQCVVATWSNTPIVFFTYQAERMRITTGGNVGIGTANPSASLEVAGNIKVGSAGASIEAATGRFYGDGSKLTGISADDNTKILKTGDTMTGRLTIEGTNASLRLDSNTNMNLQFIDHATGNYGWQIECIADSYYLDFKEYNGSLGSALMRLDPVSHLVGIGTTNPTSKLTVAGTIEVAGSASVMGPKFKITPEGGYAVKLTNNTGGASVKGTLVRSSPTADNSFVLCSVSSLDCIGAVYDNGVANGQQCYVVVAGIGDVLYETTKLPVHGNFVYTSNVTAGRADGDQLVPPSTVAHWQEVGHALETVSGSPYLGKVLLHFN from the coding sequence ATGAGCCTAAGAAGAGGACTGATAATTCTCCTTGTTTTATTAAGTGCCCCAATGGTTTTTGCCGATGTTCCTCAAATATTAAGCTATACCGGGCGGTTGACCGACTCACTGGGTCGCCCGATCCTGACCGCAAAAACGGTCCAATTCAAAATCTATGACGCGGAGAGCGGCGGAACCCCTCTTTGGACCTCGGCCGATTATTCGACTATTCCGGACGCGGGCGGGGTTTTTAGCGTCTTGCTTGGGAGCAATGGCGACCCGATCGGTGAAACCGTTTTTTTCGGTGTTACAGCCTATCTGGAGATCATTATTGAAGGGAATGTTCTAACTCCCCGGCTTCGTTTGGCCAGTGTTCCGTTCGCGTATAAATCATTGACCGCTGATTCGGTGGCTGACTCCTCGATTACCACGCAAAAAATATCCAACGAAGCGGTTACCAGGGGAAAAGTAGCCAAAGATAGCTTTGTAAAAAGCATAATTGCCGGGACCAATGTTGCCATATCGGCTGATGAAAATAACGGAACGGGGCAAGTGACGATATCCATCTCGGGAACAGGGACTCAAGGGCCAACCGGAGAGGCTGGGCCACAGGGGCCGACAGGAGAAGCTGGCGCGATCGGTCCGCAGGGGCCGACCGGTGAAGCAGGGACCATTGGTCCACAAGGACCGACGGGAGAAGCTGGAGCCATCGGTCCGCAGGGTCCGACGGGAGAAGCGGGGACAAGCTCATGGTTGGATGGGAGCGGAAAAGTAACGACGTTAGTTAATGTCGGGATCGGGACAACCGAAACAGCCAAGACCCTAACGGTGAATGGGACGGGAAGTTTTGCGACACAAGTAAATATTGGCGGGCCGGCACTGTCAAACTCTATGCTGACCGTGCACAGCGACGGCCCAGCGCTTGGATTGAAAGCGTTGACGGCAGGGGAGAGCGCGTATCTGGACTGCCGGACCAATGACGAGGCGGTCCGAGGCCTGTTTGGCGTTGATGGGGTTCATTTTACGGGATCGACCAACCAGTGTGTTGTCGCTACCTGGAGCAATACCCCGATAGTTTTCTTTACCTACCAAGCCGAGAGGATGAGGATCACGACTGGGGGCAATGTCGGGATCGGTACGGCAAATCCTTCCGCTTCGCTGGAAGTCGCGGGGAACATAAAGGTCGGTTCTGCCGGGGCGTCAATTGAAGCGGCGACCGGCCGGTTCTATGGGGATGGTTCGAAATTGACAGGGATTTCCGCTGATGATAATACCAAAATCCTTAAAACGGGTGACACGATGACCGGCCGGTTGACGATTGAAGGGACGAACGCCTCGCTCCGATTGGATTCGAACACCAATATGAACCTGCAGTTTATAGATCATGCGACAGGAAATTACGGCTGGCAGATAGAGTGCATTGCCGATTCTTACTACCTGGATTTTAAGGAATATAATGGTTCGTTGGGGAGCGCGCTGATGAGGCTTGACCCGGTTTCTCATCTGGTTGGCATTGGGACGACCAATCCAACTTCAAAGCTGACCGTTGCCGGGACGATCGAGGTTGCCGGCTCCGCTTCAGTGATGGGGCCTAAATTTAAGATCACTCCAGAAGGGGGTTACGCCGTCAAGCTGACCAATAATACCGGCGGAGCTTCGGTCAAAGGAACATTGGTAAGAAGTAGCCCGACTGCCGATAATAGTTTTGTTCTTTGCAGTGTTTCTTCCCTGGATTGCATTGGAGCGGTTTACGATAATGGCGTAGCCAATGGGCAACAGTGCTATGTCGTAGTTGCCGGGATTGGCGATGTATTATACGAAACGACCAAGCTGCCGGTCCACGGGAATTTTGTTTATACTTCAAATGTAACCGCCGGCCGGGCGGATGGCGATCAACTTGTCCCGCCCTCGACCGTTGCACACTGGCAGGAGGTTGGGCATGCACTGGAGACAGTTTCCGGTTCACCATATTTAGGCAAGGTATTGCTCCATTTCAATTGA
- the nifU gene encoding Fe-S cluster assembly scaffold protein NifU, translating to MASNYSEKVMEHFKNPRNVGEMENPDGIGKVGNPTCGDIMEMYIKVKDNIITDVKFKTFGCGAAIATSSMSTEMIKGKTIEEALKLSNRAVAEALGGLPPVKMHCSVLAEEAVKAAIDDYLKKTTGKGLPGFKPSEEPICGH from the coding sequence ATGGCGAGTAATTATAGTGAAAAAGTAATGGAACATTTCAAGAATCCGCGCAATGTGGGGGAGATGGAAAACCCTGATGGCATCGGTAAGGTTGGTAACCCGACCTGCGGCGATATCATGGAAATGTACATCAAAGTTAAAGATAATATTATTACTGATGTTAAGTTTAAGACTTTCGGATGCGGGGCGGCGATTGCGACCTCATCGATGTCAACCGAGATGATCAAAGGAAAGACGATCGAAGAAGCGCTCAAGCTTAGTAACCGGGCGGTTGCTGAAGCTCTGGGTGGCCTGCCGCCGGTTAAAATGCACTGCTCGGTCCTGGCGGAAGAAGCGGTCAAAGCGGCGATCGACGACTATCTTAAAAAAACGACCGGTAAAGGGCTCCCCGGTTTTAAACCGTCAGAAGAACCGATCTGCGGCCATTAA
- the nifS gene encoding cysteine desulfurase NifS — MNRIYLDYAATTPCDPRAVVAMAPYFTEKFGNPSSIHGFGQETRSAVEKAREQVAKLILAQPREIVFTSGGTEADNQALMGVAFANEKKGDHLVISGVEHHAITECADFLKKRDLRVTVVPVDKYGMVDPADVAKAIEAKTILVSVMHANNEIGTVQPIAEISKAVKAKGVYLHTDAVQTAGHLPIGVEQLGVDLLSISAHKLYGPKGVGCLYVRKGTRLTSLLHGGAQEGGKRGSTENVPGIVGFGAAAELAANEMGEENVRVAKLRDRLKTGLLAKIPESQLNGHPTERLPNNLNITIKYIEGESMLLSLDMEGIAASTGSACSSGSLEPSHVLLAIGLPHELAHGSIRFSLGKQTTEQEIDRVLEVFPKIVERLRKMSPLYEEGKTTRG, encoded by the coding sequence ATGAACCGGATCTATCTTGATTACGCCGCGACTACTCCGTGCGATCCCCGGGCCGTTGTCGCGATGGCCCCATACTTTACGGAGAAATTTGGCAACCCCTCATCGATCCACGGGTTTGGCCAGGAGACCAGAAGCGCCGTTGAAAAAGCAAGAGAGCAGGTCGCGAAATTGATCTTGGCCCAGCCGCGGGAGATCGTTTTTACTTCCGGCGGGACCGAGGCCGATAACCAGGCTTTAATGGGGGTTGCGTTTGCCAACGAAAAGAAAGGTGACCACTTGGTTATTTCCGGTGTCGAGCACCACGCGATCACCGAATGCGCCGATTTTTTAAAGAAGCGGGATTTGCGTGTTACGGTTGTGCCGGTAGATAAATACGGCATGGTCGATCCAGCCGATGTGGCCAAAGCTATCGAAGCCAAAACGATCTTAGTTTCGGTGATGCACGCCAACAACGAGATCGGGACGGTCCAGCCGATCGCCGAGATATCCAAAGCGGTCAAAGCCAAAGGAGTCTATTTACATACCGACGCGGTCCAGACTGCCGGGCATCTGCCGATCGGGGTCGAACAGCTAGGCGTTGACCTGCTTTCGATCTCCGCGCATAAACTCTACGGCCCAAAAGGGGTAGGCTGTTTGTACGTCAGGAAAGGGACCAGGCTGACCAGCTTGCTGCACGGCGGCGCACAGGAAGGGGGAAAGCGGGGGTCGACCGAAAATGTTCCGGGGATCGTCGGTTTTGGGGCGGCGGCTGAGCTGGCGGCGAACGAAATGGGGGAAGAGAACGTTCGGGTCGCTAAATTGCGCGACAGGTTAAAGACCGGACTGCTCGCCAAGATCCCTGAATCACAGCTTAACGGACATCCGACCGAGCGCCTGCCAAACAACCTGAACATAACCATAAAATATATCGAAGGAGAATCGATGCTCTTGAGCCTGGATATGGAAGGGATTGCCGCGTCAACCGGCTCGGCCTGCAGTTCCGGCTCGCTCGAGCCGTCGCATGTTTTGCTGGCGATCGGCCTGCCGCACGAGCTGGCTCACGGGTCGATCAGGTTTTCGCTTGGAAAACAGACGACCGAACAGGAAATTGATCGAGTATTGGAGGTTTTTCCGAAGATTGTTGAACGCCTGCGTAAAATGTCACCGCTATACGAAGAGGGAAAAACAACCCGCGGCTGA
- the larE gene encoding ATP-dependent sacrificial sulfur transferase LarE produces MDSKLTTLKERLSGFGRIAIAFSGGVDSTFLLYQALQVLGKGNVLAVIAESPTYPREEISEAIVLADKLGAECRQIKTEEFGDENFLRNSRERCYFCKKELFARLKQLAQEKEIDHLADGSNHDDLNDFRPGSRARVEFGVHSPLQEAGLTKEEIRKASRQAGLPTWEKPSLACLSSRIPYGTRITLEILGQIGRGEQYLRQKGFDQVRVRHHGSIARIELEQDHIPRIMEEGMMPEITKYFEELGYYYVTIDLKGYRTGSLNEEGTNEPDLS; encoded by the coding sequence ATGGATAGTAAATTGACCACTTTAAAGGAGCGCTTGTCCGGCTTTGGCCGGATAGCGATCGCTTTTTCCGGTGGGGTAGACAGCACCTTTCTGCTTTACCAGGCGCTTCAGGTCTTAGGAAAGGGAAATGTTCTGGCGGTCATTGCCGAATCGCCGACTTATCCCCGGGAAGAAATTTCAGAAGCGATAGTTTTGGCTGATAAACTTGGGGCCGAATGCCGGCAGATCAAAACCGAGGAATTCGGCGACGAAAACTTTCTCCGCAATTCCAGGGAGCGCTGTTATTTCTGTAAAAAAGAGCTCTTTGCCCGGCTTAAGCAGCTTGCCCAGGAAAAAGAGATAGACCATCTGGCTGACGGGTCCAATCATGACGATTTGAATGATTTTCGTCCCGGCAGCCGGGCCAGGGTTGAATTTGGCGTCCATAGTCCTCTGCAGGAAGCAGGGTTGACCAAGGAAGAGATCCGCAAAGCGTCGCGGCAAGCCGGCCTGCCAACCTGGGAAAAACCATCTTTGGCTTGCCTATCATCGCGGATCCCGTACGGGACCAGGATCACTCTTGAGATCTTGGGCCAGATCGGCCGTGGCGAACAATATTTAAGGCAAAAAGGGTTTGATCAGGTCAGGGTCCGCCATCATGGCTCTATTGCCAGGATTGAACTGGAGCAGGATCATATCCCTCGGATCATGGAAGAGGGGATGATGCCGGAGATCACCAAATATTTTGAAGAGCTTGGCTATTATTATGTTACCATTGACCTGAAAGGGTACCGGACCGGAAGCCTGAACGAGGAGGGAACAAATGAACCGGATCTATCTTGA
- a CDS encoding 3D domain-containing protein, producing the protein MNKLIKKVNKIVNNNQAIIKIVLLLLLVVSFSVVKSSGNESNLQAMVFAHKYNVFYGGTVTSTAYNSLPNQTDDTPWITAMGTRCREGVVASNFLPLGTKVMIKGFGKRIFVVEDRMHTRFSDRIDVWFRGYSEAVNYGKRDIDFYIVKS; encoded by the coding sequence ATGAATAAATTGATAAAAAAGGTTAATAAAATAGTAAATAATAATCAAGCAATTATTAAAATAGTATTGCTTCTGTTATTGGTTGTTTCATTTTCAGTAGTTAAATCGTCCGGGAATGAGAGTAACCTGCAGGCAATGGTATTTGCGCATAAATATAATGTATTTTATGGTGGAACGGTCACTTCAACCGCTTATAACTCTCTGCCTAACCAGACCGATGATACCCCCTGGATTACCGCTATGGGGACCAGGTGTAGGGAGGGGGTAGTTGCCTCTAATTTCTTACCATTGGGGACCAAAGTGATGATAAAAGGCTTTGGCAAGAGGATCTTTGTGGTTGAAGACCGGATGCATACCCGCTTTAGCGACCGGATCGATGTCTGGTTTAGAGGGTATAGTGAAGCGGTTAATTACGGCAAAAGGGACATTGATTTCTATATAGTTAAATCGTAA
- a CDS encoding heavy metal translocating P-type ATPase: MPHKSKKLIIAISGISCASCVSTIENALSSFSGVVSANVNFASEKATVEYDPLVTDISAIEKLIEATGYKVVRTFDREKNEHDGEIINLRSRFIGALIFSLPLLYYMFHELFAWPLPHKLIDYAASIELLLVLPVLFFGGIFFSRGIASLAITRTANMDTLVSIGVAAAFFYSLAGTIGQWLGWAPLGMGGLYYEVSALLITFILLGKYFEALAKGRTSEAIKKLIGLRAITAIIVREGKEVEIPISEVAVGDVIVVKPGGKVPVDGTVIDGHSVVDESMVSGESLPVEKKTGDKVTGATVNGTGAFRFIAEKIGSETFLSQVIKLVEEAQGSKAPIQALADVISAYFVPAVLLTGIITFIVWLLVGQSILFALTAFIAVLIIACPCALGLATPTAVMVGTGLGAERGILVKDAAALQIASQVNTVIFDKTGTLTKGKPEVTDILGDKQTLLFAAIAEKRSEHPLAEAVLKKGAESGDIPDPDKFTSFSGLGVEVVYKGETILLGNRKLFAQRKIALGGLEPPIKELEQNGRTVILLGRNGSLTGALGISDQIKGEARETVATLIKMGIKVIMITGDNKQTAEAIGMEAGVKEVVAEVLPQEKAEYIKNMQKKGEKVAMVGDGINDAPALAQADLGIAIGSGTDIAIETGSIVLVKNDLKEVVTAIKLSKYVMRKIRQNLFWAFFYNSLGIPIAAGLLYPISGFLLNPVIAGAAMALSSISVVSNSLLMRRFKA, translated from the coding sequence TTGCCCCATAAAAGCAAGAAGCTTATTATAGCCATTTCCGGGATCAGTTGCGCCTCCTGTGTTTCCACTATTGAAAACGCCCTTAGTAGTTTTAGTGGAGTTGTTTCCGCCAATGTCAATTTTGCTTCGGAAAAAGCGACCGTTGAATATGATCCGCTTGTAACTGATATTTCCGCTATTGAAAAATTGATTGAAGCGACCGGGTATAAAGTTGTCAGAACATTTGACCGTGAAAAGAACGAGCACGATGGCGAGATCATAAATTTACGGAGCCGCTTTATTGGCGCCCTGATCTTTAGTTTGCCTCTTCTATATTACATGTTTCATGAGCTGTTCGCCTGGCCTCTTCCCCATAAGTTAATTGACTACGCGGCTTCGATCGAACTGCTCCTTGTTTTGCCGGTGCTATTTTTTGGCGGTATTTTCTTCAGCCGGGGGATCGCTTCACTGGCAATAACGCGGACTGCCAATATGGATACGTTGGTTTCTATCGGAGTAGCTGCCGCTTTCTTTTATAGTTTGGCGGGGACGATCGGCCAATGGTTGGGATGGGCCCCTTTAGGGATGGGGGGGCTTTATTATGAGGTCTCTGCTTTATTGATCACTTTTATCCTGCTCGGTAAATATTTTGAAGCGCTGGCCAAAGGGCGCACTTCGGAAGCAATTAAAAAACTGATCGGCCTGCGGGCCATAACCGCGATCATTGTGAGAGAGGGAAAAGAGGTTGAAATTCCGATCAGCGAAGTGGCGGTTGGGGATGTTATTGTCGTTAAACCGGGCGGGAAGGTCCCGGTCGATGGAACGGTCATTGACGGCCATTCAGTGGTTGATGAATCAATGGTCAGCGGAGAGAGTCTGCCGGTTGAGAAAAAAACAGGCGACAAAGTGACCGGCGCGACCGTCAATGGGACCGGCGCGTTCAGGTTCATAGCGGAAAAGATCGGCAGCGAGACTTTTCTCTCCCAGGTAATTAAACTGGTTGAAGAAGCGCAGGGGAGCAAGGCTCCGATCCAGGCGCTAGCCGATGTTATTTCCGCCTATTTTGTCCCCGCAGTTTTGTTGACCGGCATAATAACTTTTATTGTTTGGCTGCTGGTTGGACAGAGCATTCTTTTTGCGCTGACCGCTTTTATCGCCGTGCTGATAATTGCCTGTCCCTGCGCCCTGGGGTTGGCGACGCCGACCGCCGTTATGGTTGGGACCGGTTTGGGAGCGGAGCGGGGAATCTTGGTCAAAGACGCGGCCGCCCTGCAGATCGCTTCACAGGTCAATACCGTAATTTTTGACAAGACCGGGACATTGACCAAAGGGAAACCTGAAGTTACCGATATATTAGGGGATAAGCAAACATTGCTTTTTGCGGCGATTGCTGAGAAGAGGTCTGAACACCCTTTAGCGGAAGCTGTATTGAAGAAGGGGGCAGAATCCGGAGACATTCCTGACCCGGATAAATTTACTTCTTTCTCGGGGTTAGGGGTTGAGGTGGTTTATAAGGGAGAAACGATCCTGCTTGGCAACCGGAAGCTGTTTGCGCAAAGAAAGATCGCACTGGGAGGATTGGAGCCCCCAATAAAAGAACTGGAACAGAACGGTCGGACGGTTATTCTGCTCGGCAGAAATGGGAGTTTGACCGGTGCCTTAGGGATCTCCGATCAGATCAAGGGGGAAGCCCGTGAAACTGTAGCCACATTAATAAAAATGGGAATAAAAGTGATTATGATCACTGGAGATAATAAACAGACTGCGGAGGCTATCGGTATGGAGGCTGGCGTTAAAGAGGTTGTTGCCGAGGTCCTTCCTCAGGAAAAAGCTGAATATATTAAAAATATGCAGAAAAAAGGCGAAAAAGTAGCAATGGTTGGTGATGGGATCAATGATGCTCCAGCATTGGCCCAGGCCGATCTAGGAATAGCGATCGGATCAGGGACTGATATTGCGATCGAAACCGGTTCGATCGTTCTAGTTAAGAACGACCTCAAAGAGGTGGTAACTGCTATTAAATTAAGTAAATATGTTATGAGGAAGATCAGGCAAAACCTTTTTTGGGCCTTTTTCTACAATTCCCTGGGGATACCTATTGCCGCAGGTTTATTGTACCCGATTAGTGGCTTTTTGCTTAACCCGGTAATTGCTGGTGCAGCGATGGCATTAAGTTCAATATCGGTTGTTTCTAATTCCCTGCTAATGAGAAGATTTAAAGCATAG
- a CDS encoding ferritin family protein: METENNLKPLLIAINAEKKAIEYYSRAAKRVVNQQGKDALNKIKAQEERHCRELVKKFKKLAGHEPGAAEIEGVGAAISALTEEHIPDKEASDLEVCQVALADEQAAHAFYVNSAEKATDEETKKIFLDLAQEESQHAKTVTHICRILSR; this comes from the coding sequence ATGGAAACCGAAAACAACCTAAAGCCTTTGCTGATCGCCATAAACGCCGAAAAAAAGGCGATCGAGTATTATTCCCGGGCCGCCAAAAGAGTGGTCAACCAACAGGGAAAAGATGCCCTGAATAAGATCAAAGCCCAGGAAGAGAGGCATTGCCGGGAACTGGTTAAAAAATTCAAAAAACTAGCCGGGCATGAACCGGGCGCTGCCGAAATAGAAGGGGTGGGAGCGGCCATTTCCGCCTTGACCGAAGAGCACATTCCGGACAAAGAAGCGAGCGACCTGGAAGTCTGCCAGGTCGCGCTGGCCGATGAGCAGGCGGCACATGCTTTTTATGTGAACTCAGCGGAGAAGGCGACTGACGAAGAGACCAAAAAGATCTTCCTTGACCTGGCCCAGGAAGAGAGCCAGCACGCTAAAACCGTAACCCACATTTGTCGGATACTTTCCCGGTAA
- a CDS encoding rubrerythrin family protein: MKSLKGTKTEKNLLASFAGESQARNRYTYFASQAVKDNYQQIAAIFLETAENEKEHAKRFFKFLEGGDVEITASYPAGVIGDTAKNLEEAADGEKMEWTKLYVDAAKIAKEEGFDEIARVFKEISEVEEQHEKRYRALLRNIREGKVFKKDQPVKWHCRNCGYVHEGKEAPEVCPACAHPKAYYELLAENY, from the coding sequence ATGAAAAGTTTAAAAGGGACCAAGACCGAAAAGAACTTGCTGGCTTCATTTGCCGGTGAATCACAGGCGAGGAATCGCTACACTTATTTCGCCTCCCAGGCGGTCAAAGATAACTACCAGCAGATCGCGGCGATATTTTTGGAGACCGCCGAAAATGAAAAAGAACATGCCAAGCGGTTTTTCAAGTTTCTTGAGGGGGGGGACGTTGAGATTACCGCCTCTTACCCGGCCGGAGTGATCGGCGACACCGCCAAGAACCTGGAGGAAGCGGCGGACGGGGAAAAGATGGAATGGACCAAGTTGTATGTTGACGCGGCTAAGATCGCGAAGGAAGAAGGCTTTGATGAGATCGCCAGGGTGTTTAAAGAGATCAGCGAGGTTGAGGAACAGCACGAAAAACGGTATCGCGCCCTGCTCAGGAACATCAGGGAAGGAAAAGTATTCAAAAAGGACCAGCCGGTCAAATGGCATTGCCGCAACTGCGGTTATGTCCACGAAGGGAAAGAAGCTCCGGAGGTTTGTCCCGCCTGCGCCCATCCCAAAGCGTACTATGAGCTGCTGGCGGAGAATTACTAA
- a CDS encoding GerMN domain-containing protein, producing the protein MRKKKVKKRAIRFDWRKVWWGAAFLLFILIVLLSFWLVGELTTRQTLITRPVSVDQTSGIAIKLYYYNENSDAILPVERIIQETNGPLQAAVRLLIKGDLTSEEKAAGYTTEFPHAGFNLVRADLEKGVLTLEFTDVPGFTTGGATRVELLAEQIEKTARQFPGVKTVRFLPDSLFQP; encoded by the coding sequence GTGAGAAAGAAAAAAGTTAAAAAAAGAGCTATCCGTTTTGATTGGCGTAAAGTATGGTGGGGGGCGGCTTTTTTACTTTTTATTTTGATCGTTTTACTCAGTTTTTGGCTGGTGGGGGAGCTGACCACAAGGCAGACCCTTATTACCAGGCCTGTTTCGGTCGACCAAACTTCCGGGATCGCGATCAAACTATATTATTACAATGAAAATTCGGACGCAATTCTGCCGGTCGAGAGGATCATTCAGGAGACCAATGGGCCGCTGCAAGCGGCGGTCCGCCTGCTGATCAAAGGGGATTTGACCAGCGAAGAAAAGGCGGCCGGTTATACGACCGAGTTCCCTCATGCCGGGTTTAACCTGGTGAGGGCCGATCTGGAAAAAGGGGTTTTAACCCTGGAATTTACCGATGTTCCCGGCTTTACGACCGGCGGGGCGACCCGGGTTGAGTTGCTGGCGGAACAGATCGAAAAGACCGCCAGGCAGTTTCCGGGAGTAAAGACGGTCAGGTTCCTCCCCGACTCGTTGTTCCAACCTTGA
- a CDS encoding undecaprenyl-diphosphate phosphatase, with protein sequence MNYLLLGILQGITEFLPVSSSGHLVIVQSLLGVGENVAFDTVLHLATALALIIYFWYDLWSLLKKENWRLLGLLLLATAITGVIGFAGKDFFESLFSSVQAVGFFLLATGIFIMLGEWFGRGRRKLSGMTWRDAVFIGLAQGVAILPGISRSGTTISASLGRDFEREAAARFSFLLAIPAILGAGLLQSKAIIKAGEIGIGFGPLLIGFLAAFVSGLLAIRFFMELVRRTSIRAFAYYCFAVGIAVMFFLR encoded by the coding sequence ATGAACTATCTTCTGCTTGGCATCCTGCAGGGAATAACGGAGTTCCTGCCGGTCTCGTCTTCCGGTCATTTGGTGATCGTTCAATCCTTGCTGGGAGTAGGAGAGAATGTCGCCTTTGACACCGTTCTGCACCTGGCGACCGCTCTGGCGCTGATCATCTATTTTTGGTATGACCTCTGGAGCCTGCTGAAAAAGGAAAATTGGAGGCTGTTGGGGCTGCTGCTCCTGGCGACCGCGATTACCGGGGTGATCGGTTTTGCCGGTAAGGATTTTTTTGAGAGCCTTTTTAGCTCTGTCCAGGCTGTCGGCTTTTTCCTGCTGGCGACCGGGATCTTCATTATGCTCGGTGAATGGTTTGGCCGCGGCCGGCGCAAACTCTCCGGTATGACCTGGCGAGACGCCGTTTTTATCGGCTTAGCCCAGGGGGTGGCGATCCTTCCCGGGATTTCCCGCTCCGGAACGACGATCTCCGCCTCGCTTGGCCGTGATTTTGAGCGGGAAGCGGCCGCCCGCTTTTCCTTTCTGCTGGCGATCCCGGCGATATTGGGGGCCGGCCTTCTCCAGTCAAAGGCGATTATCAAGGCGGGGGAGATCGGGATTGGATTTGGTCCTTTGCTGATCGGTTTTCTGGCCGCCTTTGTTTCCGGCCTCCTGGCGATCAGGTTCTTTATGGAGTTGGTCCGCCGAACCTCGATCCGGGCCTTTGCCTATTATTGTTTCGCGGTCGGGATCGCGGTCATGTTTTTCCTCCGCTAA
- the secF gene encoding protein translocase subunit SecF, which translates to MFDIIKKSRLWLTISGALVVLALAAMLFNFMVHAKPLNFGIDFTGGTMLSLRFAKTVSVGAVRQVLDGYGLGESVIQKSGGNDILIRTKPLDNDVRANILADLNSKISPAEILEADVIGPTVGRELGKQAIWALILASLGIIIYVSFRFEFKYAMAALIALYHDAIITTGIIALLWRSVDVTFVAAILTIMGYSINDTIVIFDRIRENLKKPNLAKKKFSEVVNISIWETMARSINTVLTVLFMVACLLIFGGEPLREFSLTLLIGFSLGAYSSIFVAPPLLALWHQAESKK; encoded by the coding sequence ATGTTCGATATAATAAAAAAATCGCGTTTGTGGCTGACCATTTCCGGTGCGTTGGTTGTCCTGGCTCTGGCCGCGATGCTTTTTAATTTTATGGTCCATGCCAAACCGCTTAACTTCGGGATCGATTTTACCGGCGGGACGATGCTGAGCCTCCGTTTTGCCAAAACTGTTTCGGTTGGAGCTGTCCGCCAGGTTTTAGACGGTTACGGCCTGGGTGAAAGCGTCATTCAGAAATCCGGCGGCAACGACATCCTGATCCGGACCAAGCCGCTTGATAACGATGTCCGTGCCAATATTCTGGCCGATTTAAATTCCAAGATCAGTCCGGCCGAGATATTGGAGGCCGACGTCATTGGCCCGACGGTCGGGCGGGAGCTGGGGAAACAGGCGATCTGGGCCCTGATCCTGGCGTCGCTCGGCATTATCATTTACGTCTCGTTCCGTTTTGAGTTCAAATACGCCATGGCGGCGCTGATCGCTTTATACCATGACGCGATCATCACTACCGGTATTATCGCCCTGTTATGGCGGTCGGTCGATGTTACTTTTGTCGCGGCGATCCTGACGATCATGGGGTATTCGATCAACGATACGATCGTCATTTTTGACCGGATCCGCGAGAACCTTAAAAAGCCAAACCTGGCCAAGAAGAAGTTCAGCGAAGTGGTCAATATTTCTATTTGGGAAACAATGGCCCGTTCGATCAATACGGTGTTGACCGTCCTATTTATGGTTGCTTGTCTTTTGATCTTTGGCGGAGAGCCGCTGCGCGAATTTTCACTGACCCTGTTGATCGGATTTTCGCTTGGCGCTTACTCTTCGATCTTTGTCGCCCCGCCGCTTCTGGCTCTCTGGCATCAAGCTGAATCCAAAAAATGA